A genomic window from Streptomyces sp. HUAS YS2 includes:
- a CDS encoding P-II family nitrogen regulator: protein MKLITAVVKPHRLDEIKEALQAFGVHGLTVTEASGYGRQRGHTEVYRGAEYTVDLVPKIRIEVLVEDEDAEQLIEVVVKAARTGKIGDGKVWSVPVETAVRVRTGERGPDAL from the coding sequence ATGAAGCTCATCACCGCAGTCGTGAAGCCGCACCGGCTGGACGAGATCAAGGAGGCCCTGCAGGCCTTCGGCGTCCACGGCCTCACGGTCACCGAGGCCAGCGGCTACGGCCGCCAGCGCGGCCACACCGAGGTCTACCGCGGTGCCGAGTACACCGTCGACCTCGTCCCCAAGATCCGCATCGAGGTGCTGGTGGAGGACGAGGACGCCGAACAGCTCATCGAAGTCGTCGTCAAGGCCGCCCGTACCGGCAAGATCGGAGACGGCAAGGTGTGGAGCGTCCCGGTGGAGACGGCGGTGCGGGTCCGCACCGGCGAGCGCGGCCCGGACGCGCTGTAA
- a CDS encoding ammonium transporter — MAPAITTLAADAPELSAANTGFMLICSALVMLMTPALAFFYGGMVRVKSTLNMLMMSFISLGIVTILWVLYGFSIAFGTDSASLFGWSSEYVGLSGIGITELWPGYTIPVYVFAVFQLMFAIITPALISGALADRVKFTAWALFIALWVTIVYFPVAHWVWGTGGWLFDMGVIDFAGGTAVHINAGAAALGVILVIGKRVGFKKDPMRPHSLPLVMLGAGLLWFGWFGFNAGSWLGNDDGVGAVMFVNTQVATAAAMLAWLGYEKIRHGSFTTLGAASGAVAGLVAITPSGGSCSPLGAIAIGAIAGLLCAMAVGLKYKFGYDDSLDVVGVHLVGGVVGSLLVGFFATGGVQSEAKGLFYGGNADQLVKQAIGVFSVLAYSLIASAILALIIDKTMGMRVSEDDEVSGIDQVEHAETAYDFSGAGGGASSRSTAVAAPAAQETKKVDA; from the coding sequence ATGGCACCAGCCATCACGACCCTGGCCGCAGACGCCCCCGAGCTGTCTGCCGCCAACACCGGGTTCATGCTCATCTGCTCCGCCCTGGTCATGCTGATGACCCCGGCACTCGCCTTCTTCTACGGAGGCATGGTCCGCGTCAAGTCCACCCTCAACATGCTGATGATGAGCTTCATCAGCCTCGGGATCGTCACGATCCTGTGGGTGCTCTACGGCTTCAGCATCGCCTTCGGCACCGACTCGGCCTCGCTCTTCGGCTGGTCCTCCGAGTACGTCGGCCTCAGCGGCATCGGCATCACGGAACTGTGGCCCGGCTACACCATCCCGGTGTACGTCTTCGCCGTCTTCCAGCTGATGTTCGCGATCATCACCCCGGCCCTGATCAGCGGCGCCCTCGCCGACCGCGTCAAGTTCACCGCCTGGGCCCTGTTCATCGCCCTCTGGGTCACGATCGTCTACTTCCCCGTCGCCCACTGGGTCTGGGGCACCGGCGGCTGGCTCTTCGACATGGGCGTCATCGACTTCGCCGGCGGCACCGCCGTCCACATCAACGCCGGTGCCGCGGCCCTCGGCGTGATCCTCGTCATCGGCAAGCGCGTCGGCTTCAAGAAGGACCCGATGCGCCCGCACAGCCTCCCGCTGGTCATGCTCGGCGCCGGCCTGCTCTGGTTCGGCTGGTTCGGCTTCAACGCCGGCTCGTGGCTCGGCAACGACGACGGCGTCGGCGCGGTCATGTTCGTCAACACCCAGGTCGCCACCGCCGCCGCCATGCTCGCCTGGCTCGGCTACGAGAAGATCCGGCACGGCTCCTTCACCACCCTCGGTGCCGCCTCCGGCGCGGTCGCCGGCCTGGTCGCCATCACCCCGTCCGGCGGCTCCTGCTCCCCGCTCGGCGCGATCGCCATCGGCGCCATCGCCGGCCTGCTGTGCGCCATGGCCGTCGGCCTCAAGTACAAGTTCGGCTACGACGACTCCCTCGACGTCGTCGGCGTCCACCTCGTCGGCGGTGTCGTGGGCTCCCTGCTCGTCGGCTTCTTCGCCACCGGCGGCGTCCAGTCCGAGGCCAAGGGTCTCTTCTACGGCGGCAACGCGGACCAGCTCGTCAAGCAGGCCATCGGAGTCTTCTCCGTCCTCGCCTACTCTCTGATCGCCTCCGCGATCCTCGCCCTGATCATCGACAAGACGATGGGGATGCGGGTCAGCGAGGACGACGAGGTCTCCGGCATCGACCAGGTCGAGCACGCCGAGACCGCGTACGACTTCAGCGGAGCCGGCGGCGGCGCGTCCTCGCGCAGCACCGCCGTCGCCGCCCCGGCCGCACAGGAGACCAAGAAGGTGGACGCATGA
- a CDS encoding bifunctional DNA primase/polymerase, with protein sequence MGFTIGGIREMRSGSRRRGRTTECTAVAEYTGLWGWDVVPGARAASGRCSCGDPTCTAPGAHPLPYAPAVPAGAGLDDATKAWSEYPGAALLLPVGRSFDVIEVAEAAGRRALVRLERMGLPLGPVCVTPTGRAQFFVAPGAAVELPQLLYRMGWDDAGLDLHGLGGGTHITAPPSDLGGLGPVRWLRPPALDTAGTPPQARLLVGTLAYICHRSHA encoded by the coding sequence ATGGGCTTCACGATCGGCGGCATTCGTGAGATGCGGTCCGGCTCACGGCGGCGCGGCCGCACCACAGAGTGCACAGCGGTGGCCGAGTACACCGGACTGTGGGGATGGGACGTCGTCCCGGGGGCGCGGGCCGCGTCCGGCAGGTGCTCCTGCGGCGATCCCACATGTACGGCGCCGGGGGCGCATCCGCTCCCGTACGCACCGGCGGTCCCGGCGGGCGCGGGCCTGGACGACGCGACCAAGGCATGGTCGGAGTATCCCGGGGCGGCGCTGCTGCTGCCGGTGGGACGGTCCTTCGACGTGATCGAGGTGGCCGAGGCGGCCGGCCGCCGGGCTCTGGTCCGGCTGGAGCGGATGGGTCTCCCGCTGGGGCCGGTCTGTGTGACGCCGACCGGGCGGGCGCAGTTCTTCGTCGCGCCGGGCGCCGCGGTGGAGCTGCCGCAGCTGCTGTACCGAATGGGCTGGGACGACGCCGGCCTGGACCTGCACGGCCTCGGCGGGGGCACGCACATCACGGCGCCGCCGTCGGACCTGGGCGGCCTCGGTCCGGTGCGCTGGCTGCGACCGCCCGCCCTGGACACGGCGGGCACGCCGCCGCAGGCGCGGCTGCTGGTGGGCACGCTGGCGTACATCTGCCACCGCAGCCACGCATAG
- the ftsY gene encoding signal recognition particle-docking protein FtsY, translating into MEIILAVVIALVVAVAVTSGLVISGRKKKQLPPAEPPSATPTITAPPAEPHVGEEAEAPREEPRRTIEEVGLPAAEAEAPVVEEPLAEAAPEIEVPEPTAGRLVRLRARLARSQNSLGKGLLTLLSREHLDEDTWEEIEETLLTADVGVAPTTELVDRLRERVKVLGTRTPEELRTLLREELVALVGTDFDRSVKTESDPGTPGVVMVVGVNGTGKTTTTGKLARVLVADGKSVVLGAADTFRAAAADQLQTWGERVGARTVRGPEGGDPASIAYDAVKEGIAENADVVLIDTAGRLHTKTGLMDELGKVKRVVEKHGPLDEVLLVLDATTGQNGLIQARVFAEVVDITGIVLTKLDGTAKGGIVVAVQRELGVPVKLIGLGEGPDDLAPFEPGAFVDALIGD; encoded by the coding sequence ATGGAAATCATCCTTGCTGTAGTCATCGCTCTGGTCGTCGCGGTCGCCGTGACCAGCGGGCTCGTGATCAGCGGTCGCAAGAAGAAGCAGCTGCCGCCGGCCGAGCCGCCGTCCGCCACGCCGACCATCACCGCCCCGCCCGCCGAACCGCACGTCGGCGAAGAGGCGGAGGCGCCGCGGGAAGAACCACGCCGCACCATCGAGGAGGTCGGCCTCCCGGCCGCCGAGGCCGAGGCCCCGGTCGTCGAGGAGCCGCTCGCCGAGGCCGCGCCCGAGATCGAGGTGCCCGAGCCGACCGCCGGGCGTCTCGTCCGGCTCCGCGCCCGGCTCGCCCGCTCGCAGAACTCGCTCGGCAAGGGGCTGCTCACGCTGCTGTCCCGCGAGCACCTCGACGAGGACACGTGGGAGGAGATCGAGGAGACCCTCCTCACCGCCGACGTCGGCGTCGCCCCCACCACCGAGCTGGTCGACCGGCTCCGCGAGCGCGTGAAGGTCCTCGGCACCCGCACCCCCGAGGAGCTGCGCACCCTGCTCCGCGAGGAGCTGGTCGCCCTCGTCGGCACCGACTTCGACCGCTCGGTGAAGACCGAGAGCGACCCGGGCACCCCGGGCGTCGTGATGGTCGTCGGCGTCAACGGCACCGGCAAGACCACCACCACCGGCAAGCTCGCCCGGGTCCTCGTCGCCGACGGCAAGTCCGTCGTCCTCGGCGCCGCCGACACCTTCCGTGCGGCCGCCGCAGACCAGCTCCAGACCTGGGGCGAGCGCGTCGGCGCCCGGACCGTGCGCGGTCCCGAGGGCGGCGACCCGGCGTCGATCGCGTACGACGCGGTCAAGGAGGGCATCGCCGAGAACGCCGACGTCGTCCTCATCGACACCGCCGGCCGGCTGCACACCAAGACCGGTCTCATGGACGAGCTCGGCAAGGTCAAGCGGGTCGTCGAGAAGCACGGTCCGCTGGACGAGGTGCTTCTCGTCCTCGACGCCACCACCGGCCAGAACGGCCTGATCCAGGCCCGCGTCTTCGCCGAGGTCGTCGACATCACCGGCATCGTGCTCACCAAGCTCGACGGCACCGCCAAGGGTGGCATCGTCGTCGCGGTCCAGCGCGAACTCGGCGTCCCGGTCAAGCTGATCGGCCTGGGTGAGGGTCCGGACGACCTGGCCCCGTTCGAGCCCGGCGCCTTCGTCGACGCCCTGATCGGCGACTGA
- a CDS encoding LLM class flavin-dependent oxidoreductase, translating into MPFTVVRFNLVDPHATPESLAERYRAALDMAAYLDEQGVDTVQTEEHHGAENNWLPSPFAFAAGVFGATRRIAVTVSAIIGPLHDPLRLAEEIAVLDLMSRGRLVTVAGIGYRPEEYEALGVDWGRRGKLQDLLLETLLRAWTGEPFTYQGRTVRVTPRPYTRPHPLLLVGGSSRAAARRAARLGLPLFPSAHLPELATYYTERCAEYGTEGWTMMPGEETPLLHLSEDPDRTWAEYGEHFLHEARTYASWQSKDITSAVRSGASTVAELRAEGVYRIVTPDECVALGQRLESLVFHPLCGGMPVEEGWRSMRLLCESALPRLKASGQEPGQ; encoded by the coding sequence ATGCCGTTCACCGTCGTCCGGTTCAATCTCGTCGATCCGCACGCCACCCCCGAGTCCCTCGCGGAGCGCTACCGCGCCGCCCTGGACATGGCCGCGTACCTGGACGAGCAGGGTGTCGACACCGTGCAGACGGAGGAGCACCACGGCGCCGAGAACAACTGGCTGCCCTCCCCCTTCGCCTTCGCCGCCGGTGTCTTCGGGGCCACCAGGCGCATCGCGGTCACCGTCTCCGCGATCATCGGGCCGCTGCACGACCCGCTGCGGCTCGCGGAGGAGATCGCCGTCCTGGACCTGATGAGCCGGGGCCGCCTGGTCACCGTCGCGGGCATCGGGTACCGGCCGGAGGAGTACGAGGCGCTCGGCGTCGACTGGGGGCGGCGCGGCAAGCTGCAGGACCTGCTCCTGGAGACGCTGCTGCGGGCCTGGACCGGCGAGCCGTTCACGTACCAGGGCCGTACGGTGCGGGTGACCCCGCGCCCGTACACCCGCCCGCACCCGCTGCTGCTGGTCGGCGGCTCGTCGAGGGCCGCGGCCCGGCGCGCAGCGCGGCTCGGGCTGCCGCTCTTCCCCAGCGCGCACCTGCCGGAGCTGGCGACGTACTACACGGAGCGCTGCGCGGAGTACGGGACCGAGGGCTGGACGATGATGCCCGGCGAGGAGACCCCGCTGCTGCACCTGTCGGAGGACCCGGACAGGACCTGGGCCGAGTACGGCGAGCACTTCCTGCACGAGGCACGGACGTACGCGTCCTGGCAGTCGAAGGACATCACCTCGGCCGTGAGGTCGGGGGCGTCGACCGTGGCGGAGCTGCGGGCCGAGGGCGTGTACCGGATCGTCACGCCGGACGAGTGCGTGGCGCTCGGGCAGCGCCTGGAGAGCCTGGTCTTCCATCCGCTGTGCGGCGGGATGCCGGTGGAGGAGGGCTGGCGCAGCATGCGACTGCTCTGCGAGAGCGCACTGCCCCGGCTCAAGGCATCGGGCCAGGAACCGGGGCAGTGA
- a CDS encoding sugar porter family MFS transporter encodes MTSAAKAPTPPPSEGRAAHPDHLGHVIFITASAAMGGFLFGYDSSVINGAVEAIRDRYDIGSGTLAQVIAIALIGCAIGAATAGRMADRIGRIRCMQISAVLFSISAVGSALPFALWDLAFWRIIGGFAIGMASVIGPAYIAEVAPAAYRGRLGSFQQAAIVIGIAVSQLVNYGILQLADGDQRGEIGGLEAWQWMLGVMVVPALLYGLLSFAIPESPRFLISVGKTDRAKEVLAEVEGHGVDLDHRVAEIELAMRSEHKSTFKDLLVAGSRFKLLPIVWVGIGLSVFQQLVGINVAFYYSSTLWQSVGIDPSSSFFYSFTTSIINIVGTVIAMVLVDRVGRKPLALVGSVGMAIALAFEAWAFSADLVDGKLPTAQGVVALVAAHVFVLFFALSWGVVVWVFLGEMFPNRIRAAALGVAASAQWIANWAITASFPSLADWNLSGTYVIYTVFAVLSIPFVLRYVKETKGKALEEMG; translated from the coding sequence GTGACCAGTGCCGCGAAGGCCCCCACGCCGCCGCCCTCGGAGGGCCGGGCCGCCCATCCGGACCATCTCGGACACGTCATCTTCATCACGGCCTCCGCGGCCATGGGCGGTTTCCTCTTCGGTTACGACAGCTCCGTCATCAACGGCGCCGTCGAGGCGATCCGCGACCGGTACGACATCGGCTCCGGCACCCTCGCGCAGGTCATCGCCATCGCCCTGATCGGCTGTGCCATCGGCGCCGCGACCGCCGGCCGGATGGCCGACCGCATCGGCCGCATCCGCTGCATGCAGATCTCCGCCGTGCTGTTCTCCATCAGCGCCGTCGGCTCCGCGCTCCCGTTCGCGCTGTGGGACCTCGCCTTCTGGCGGATCATCGGCGGCTTCGCCATCGGCATGGCCTCGGTGATCGGCCCCGCGTACATCGCCGAGGTCGCCCCCGCCGCCTACCGCGGCCGGCTCGGCTCCTTCCAGCAGGCCGCCATCGTCATCGGCATCGCCGTCTCCCAGCTCGTCAACTACGGGATCCTGCAGCTCGCCGACGGCGACCAGCGTGGCGAGATCGGCGGCCTGGAGGCCTGGCAGTGGATGCTCGGCGTCATGGTCGTGCCCGCCCTGCTCTACGGCCTGCTCTCCTTCGCGATCCCCGAGTCGCCGCGCTTCCTGATCTCCGTAGGGAAGACCGACCGGGCCAAGGAGGTGCTCGCCGAGGTCGAGGGCCACGGCGTCGACCTCGACCACCGCGTCGCCGAGATCGAGCTGGCGATGCGCAGCGAGCACAAGTCCACCTTCAAGGACCTGCTGGTCGCCGGCAGCCGCTTCAAGCTGCTGCCCATCGTCTGGGTCGGCATCGGACTCTCGGTCTTCCAGCAGCTGGTCGGCATCAACGTCGCCTTCTACTACTCCTCGACGCTCTGGCAGTCCGTCGGCATCGACCCGTCGAGCTCGTTCTTCTACTCGTTCACCACGTCGATCATCAACATCGTCGGCACCGTGATCGCGATGGTCCTGGTCGACCGGGTGGGCCGCAAGCCGCTGGCGCTCGTCGGCTCCGTCGGCATGGCGATCGCGCTCGCCTTCGAGGCCTGGGCGTTCTCGGCCGATCTCGTCGACGGCAAGCTGCCCACCGCGCAGGGCGTCGTGGCGCTCGTCGCCGCCCACGTCTTCGTGCTCTTCTTCGCCCTCTCCTGGGGCGTGGTGGTCTGGGTCTTCCTCGGCGAGATGTTCCCCAACCGGATCCGCGCCGCCGCGCTCGGCGTCGCCGCGTCCGCGCAGTGGATCGCCAACTGGGCCATCACGGCCAGCTTCCCGTCGCTCGCCGACTGGAACCTGTCCGGCACCTACGTGATCTACACGGTCTTCGCCGTGCTCTCGATCCCCTTCGTGCTGCGGTACGTCAAGGAGACGAAGGGCAAGGCGTTGGAGGAGATGGGCTAA
- a CDS encoding AAA family ATPase translates to MHLKALTLRGFKSFASATTLRFEPGITCVVGPNGSGKSNVVDALSWVMGEQGAKSLRGGKMEDVIFAGTTGRPPLGRAEVSLTIDNSDGALPIDYAEVTITRIMFRGGSSEYQINGDTCRLLDIQDLLSDSGIGREMHVIVGQGQLDSVLHADPTGRRAFIEEAAGVLKHRKRKEKALRKLDAMQANLARVQDLTDELRRQLKPLGRQAAVARRAAVIQADLRDARLRLLADDLVRLREALSAEVADEAALLARKESVEAELRAAQSREAELEDEVRRLAPRLQRAQQTWYELSQLAERVRGTISLADARVKSATAQPAEERRGRDPEDMEREAARIREQEAELEAALEAAERALEDTVAHRAELERELAVEERRLKDAARAIADRREGLARLHGQVNAARSRAASAQAEIDRLAAARDEAAERAEAAQEEYEQLKAEVDGLDADDTELGERHEAARGALADAESALTAAREATTAAERRRAATQARHEALALGLRRKDGTGALLAARDTLTGLLGPAAELLTVTPGFEVPVAAALGAAADAVAVADPRAAAEAIRLLRKQDGGRAALLVTGTEWPEPERADGEAAGRTAGPTGGPAHDAAEGARPSAAEAAPGSDSVAGDPAAGTPAGSADRGETRAPAQGGPDASAAVPAAPDAAPAGQAHAAADGGRPSVGAVAPGSGSVAGDPAAGTPAGSVDRGETRAPAQGGPDASAAVPAGSGSVAGGTPALAPAPVAQYVRGPGELLGSVWRLLDGIVVVGTLEEAEEVVYARPGVTAVTAEGDLLGAHFAQGGSAGAPSLLEVQASVDEAAAELAELAVRCAELAEAQEAAVERRRAAAGLVEELGERRRTADREKSAVAQRLGRLAGQARGAAGEAERAAAAATRAQEALDKALIDAEELTERLLVAEESPAEEEPDTSVRDRLAADGANARQTEMEARLQVRTHEERVKGLAGRADSLDRGARAEREARARAEQRRARLRHEAEVAAAVAAGTRTLLAHVEVSVVRAEQERALAEAAKAAREQGLAAARAQGRDLKAELDKLTDSVHRGEVLGAEKRMRIEQLETKALEELGVEPAGLVSEYGPDQLVPPAPPAEGEELPEDPDHPRNQPRPFVRAEQEKRLKAAERAYQQLGKVNPLALEEFAALEERHKFLSEQLEDLKKTRTDLLQVVKEVDERVEQVFTEAYRDTAREFEGVFSRLFPGGEGRLVLTDPDNMLTTGVDVEARPPGKKVKRLSLLSGGERSLTAVALLVSIFKARPSPFYVMDEVEAALDDTNLQRLIRIMQELQESSQLIVITHQKRTMEVADALYGVSMQGDGVSKVISQRLR, encoded by the coding sequence GTGCATCTCAAGGCCCTGACCCTGCGCGGGTTCAAGTCGTTCGCCTCGGCCACCACGCTGAGGTTCGAACCCGGCATCACGTGCGTCGTCGGGCCGAACGGATCCGGCAAGTCCAACGTGGTGGACGCGCTGTCCTGGGTCATGGGCGAGCAGGGCGCGAAGTCGCTGCGCGGCGGGAAGATGGAGGACGTCATCTTCGCCGGCACGACCGGCCGGCCGCCGCTCGGCCGCGCCGAGGTCTCGCTGACGATCGACAATTCCGACGGCGCGCTGCCCATCGACTACGCCGAGGTCACCATCACCCGGATCATGTTCCGGGGCGGCAGCAGCGAGTACCAGATCAACGGCGACACCTGCCGGCTGCTCGACATCCAGGACCTCCTCTCCGACTCCGGCATCGGCCGCGAGATGCACGTCATCGTCGGCCAGGGCCAGCTGGACTCCGTCCTGCACGCCGACCCGACCGGCCGGCGCGCCTTCATCGAGGAGGCGGCCGGCGTCCTCAAGCACCGCAAGCGGAAAGAGAAGGCGCTGAGGAAGCTCGACGCGATGCAGGCGAACCTCGCGCGCGTCCAGGACCTCACCGACGAACTGCGCCGGCAGCTCAAGCCGCTCGGCCGGCAGGCGGCCGTCGCCCGCCGCGCCGCCGTCATCCAGGCCGACCTGCGCGACGCGCGGCTGCGGCTGCTCGCCGACGACCTCGTCCGGCTCCGCGAGGCGCTCAGCGCCGAGGTCGCCGACGAGGCAGCGCTGCTCGCCCGCAAGGAGAGCGTCGAGGCGGAGCTGCGGGCCGCGCAGTCCCGCGAGGCCGAACTCGAGGACGAGGTGCGGCGGCTCGCGCCTCGTCTCCAGCGCGCCCAGCAGACCTGGTACGAACTCTCCCAGCTCGCCGAGCGGGTACGCGGCACGATCTCGCTGGCCGACGCGCGGGTGAAGAGTGCCACCGCGCAGCCCGCGGAGGAGCGGCGGGGCCGCGACCCGGAGGACATGGAGCGCGAGGCCGCCCGGATCCGCGAGCAGGAGGCGGAGCTCGAGGCCGCGCTGGAGGCGGCGGAACGGGCCCTGGAGGACACCGTCGCCCACCGCGCCGAACTGGAGCGCGAACTCGCGGTCGAGGAACGCCGGCTCAAGGACGCGGCGCGGGCGATCGCCGACCGGCGCGAGGGCCTGGCCCGGCTGCACGGGCAGGTCAACGCGGCCCGTTCACGGGCCGCGTCCGCGCAGGCCGAGATCGACCGGCTCGCCGCGGCGCGCGACGAGGCGGCGGAGCGGGCGGAGGCGGCCCAGGAGGAGTACGAGCAGCTCAAGGCGGAGGTCGACGGGCTCGACGCGGACGACACCGAGCTGGGCGAGCGGCACGAGGCCGCCCGCGGCGCCCTCGCCGACGCCGAGTCCGCGCTGACCGCCGCCCGCGAGGCGACGACCGCGGCCGAACGCCGCCGCGCCGCGACCCAGGCCCGCCACGAGGCCCTCGCGCTCGGCCTGCGCCGCAAGGACGGTACGGGCGCGCTGCTCGCCGCCCGCGACACCCTGACCGGCCTGCTCGGCCCGGCCGCCGAACTCCTGACGGTGACCCCCGGCTTCGAGGTCCCGGTCGCCGCCGCCCTCGGCGCGGCCGCCGACGCCGTCGCGGTCGCGGACCCACGAGCGGCGGCGGAAGCGATCCGCCTCCTGCGCAAACAGGACGGCGGCCGAGCGGCCCTCCTGGTGACAGGCACGGAGTGGCCGGAGCCCGAGCGCGCGGACGGCGAGGCCGCCGGCCGCACGGCAGGGCCGACCGGCGGGCCGGCGCACGATGCCGCCGAGGGCGCTCGGCCCTCGGCGGCCGAGGCCGCGCCAGGATCCGACTCCGTGGCCGGCGACCCGGCCGCCGGTACGCCGGCCGGGTCGGCCGATCGCGGCGAGACCCGCGCGCCCGCGCAGGGCGGCCCGGACGCGTCGGCTGCCGTGCCGGCAGCGCCTGACGCGGCCCCGGCGGGGCAGGCGCACGCCGCCGCCGACGGCGGCCGGCCCTCCGTGGGCGCGGTCGCGCCGGGGTCCGGCTCCGTGGCCGGTGACCCGGCGGCCGGTACGCCGGCCGGATCGGTCGATCGCGGCGAGACCCGCGCGCCCGCGCAGGGCGGGCCGGACGCATCGGCTGCCGTGCCGGCGGGGTCCGGCTCCGTGGCCGGCGGAACGCCTGCCCTCGCCCCCGCGCCCGTCGCCCAGTACGTGCGGGGTCCCGGCGAACTCCTCGGTTCCGTGTGGCGGTTGCTCGATGGGATCGTTGTCGTCGGGACGCTGGAGGAGGCCGAGGAGGTCGTTTACGCGCGGCCCGGGGTCACCGCCGTCACTGCAGAGGGGGATCTGCTCGGGGCGCACTTCGCGCAGGGTGGCTCCGCCGGCGCGCCCAGTCTGCTCGAAGTGCAGGCGTCCGTGGACGAGGCCGCGGCCGAGCTGGCCGAGCTGGCCGTGCGCTGCGCGGAGCTGGCCGAGGCGCAGGAGGCCGCGGTCGAGCGGCGCCGCGCCGCCGCCGGGCTCGTCGAGGAGCTGGGGGAGCGGCGCCGTACCGCCGACCGGGAGAAGTCCGCGGTCGCCCAGCGGCTCGGCCGCCTCGCCGGGCAGGCCCGCGGCGCGGCCGGCGAGGCCGAGCGGGCCGCCGCCGCGGCGACCCGCGCGCAGGAGGCCCTGGACAAGGCCCTCATCGACGCCGAGGAACTGACGGAGCGGCTGCTCGTCGCGGAGGAGTCCCCGGCGGAGGAGGAGCCCGACACCTCCGTCCGCGACCGGCTCGCCGCCGACGGCGCCAACGCCCGCCAGACCGAGATGGAGGCCCGGCTCCAGGTCCGTACCCACGAGGAGCGGGTCAAGGGCCTGGCCGGCCGGGCAGACTCCCTCGACCGCGGCGCCCGCGCCGAGCGCGAGGCCCGGGCCCGCGCCGAACAGCGCCGCGCCCGGCTGCGCCACGAGGCCGAGGTCGCCGCCGCCGTCGCGGCCGGCACCCGTACCCTCCTCGCGCACGTCGAGGTCTCCGTGGTCCGGGCCGAGCAGGAACGGGCCCTCGCCGAGGCCGCGAAGGCGGCCCGCGAGCAGGGGCTCGCCGCCGCCCGCGCCCAGGGCCGCGACCTGAAGGCCGAACTCGACAAGCTGACCGACTCGGTCCACCGGGGCGAGGTCCTCGGCGCCGAGAAGCGGATGCGGATCGAGCAGCTGGAGACCAAGGCCCTGGAGGAACTGGGCGTCGAACCGGCCGGGCTGGTCTCCGAGTACGGCCCCGACCAGCTCGTACCGCCGGCCCCGCCCGCCGAGGGCGAGGAGCTGCCCGAGGACCCCGACCACCCGCGCAACCAGCCCCGCCCGTTCGTCCGCGCGGAGCAGGAGAAGCGGCTCAAGGCGGCCGAACGGGCGTACCAGCAGCTCGGAAAGGTGAATCCGCTCGCCCTGGAGGAGTTCGCGGCGCTGGAGGAACGCCACAAGTTCCTCTCCGAGCAGCTGGAGGACCTGAAGAAGACCCGTACCGACCTCCTTCAGGTGGTGAAGGAGGTCGACGAGCGGGTCGAGCAGGTCTTCACGGAGGCGTACCGGGACACCGCCCGCGAGTTCGAGGGCGTCTTCTCCCGGCTGTTCCCCGGCGGCGAGGGCCGGCTCGTCCTGACCGATCCGGACAACATGCTCACCACCGGTGTCGACGTCGAGGCCCGCCCGCCGGGCAAGAAGGTCAAGCGGCTGTCGCTGTTGTCCGGTGGCGAGCGCTCGCTGACCGCCGTGGCGCTGCTGGTCTCCATCTTCAAGGCCCGGCCCAGCCCGTTCTACGTGATGGACGAGGTCGAGGCGGCGCTCGACGACACCAACCTCCAGCGGCTGATCCGGATCATGCAGGAACTCCAGGAGTCCTCCCAGCTGATCGTGATCACGCACCAGAAGCGGACGATGGAGGTCGCGGACGCGCTGTACGGGGTGTCCATGCAGGGCGACGGCGTCTCGAAGGTCATCAGCCAGCGGCTGCGCTGA
- a CDS encoding acylphosphatase: MNEDVRLTAWVRGRVQGVGFRWFTRANALEIGGLVGFALNLDDGRVQVVAEGPSENCHRLLEWLRSDDTPGRVDGVTEIWDTPRGGYDGFAVR, translated from the coding sequence ATGAACGAAGATGTGCGGCTCACCGCCTGGGTACGCGGCCGAGTACAGGGAGTGGGCTTCCGATGGTTCACCAGGGCAAACGCTCTGGAGATCGGCGGCCTCGTCGGCTTCGCGCTGAACCTCGACGACGGGCGGGTGCAGGTCGTGGCCGAGGGCCCGAGTGAGAATTGCCACCGTCTGCTGGAGTGGCTGCGCTCCGACGACACGCCCGGCCGCGTCGACGGGGTCACTGAGATCTGGGACACCCCGCGCGGCGGCTACGACGGCTTCGCCGTGCGCTGA